Proteins encoded within one genomic window of Mya arenaria isolate MELC-2E11 chromosome 13, ASM2691426v1:
- the LOC128213110 gene encoding opine dehydrogenase-like yields the protein MDTPTRILVCGGGNGAHTLAATAAAMTNVEVNVMTLYSDEAQRWRNILGRDSIVVEVFYNDGSTGKLEGKPRMITKDPAKSMEGVDAIFFVVPAFAHQQYFEAITKYIKPNTIVIGMPGQAGFEFQALKHLKDAAKLCGVISLESLPWACRILEFGRRVQVLGFKDVLGASVIPGKGKYKVSPLEFAQRIMGAKPVLKATQNYIAVNLMAKSIVHPPVLYGKWRNWDGNPLPEPPLFYQGVDDIQADMLTKVSNEVVATAKEIERQNNELDMSAVIHVLNWYRLYYSEQISDDSSLRSCMVTNSAYNGLLHPMKKVEGGYVPDFNFRYTAEDVPFGLVVMKGIAECVGMKTPTLDEVIVWAQEKLGKEYVVGSRLKGKDVGETRAPQAFGFTTINDLCSVL from the coding sequence ATGGATACGCCGACGCGAATACTTGTGTGCGGGGGAGGAAATGGCGCTCACACGTTGGCGGCAACCGCAGCTGCCATGACCAATGTGGAGGTCAACGTTATGACGCTGTATTCCGATGAAGCACAACGATGGAGAAACATCCTCGGGAGGGACAGTATCGTCGTTGAAGTATTCTACAATGATGGATCTACAGGTAAACTTGAAGGGAAGCCAAGAATGATTACGAAAGATCCTGCCAAATCCATGGAGGGTGTAGATGCCATTTTCTTTGTTGTACCTGCATTCGCGCATCAGCAGTATTTCGAAGCTATAACCAAATACATCAAGCCGAATACGATAGTTATCGGGATGCCTGGTCAGGCTGGTTTTGAATTTCAAGCATTGAAACACTTAAAAGATGCTGCTAAGCTGTGTGGTGTCATTAGTCTTGAGTCACTGCCATGGGCATGCAGAATATTAGAGTTTGGCAGGCGGGTGCAGGTTTTAGGTTTCAAAGACGTTCTCGGCGCATCAGTTATTCCAGGGAAGGGTAAGTATAAAGTATCGCCTCTAGAGTTTGCTCAAAGGATCATGGGTGCAAAACCTGTGTTGAAAGCAACACAGAACTACATAGCGGTTAATTTAATGGCAAAATCGATTGTCCATCCGCCTGTTTTGTACGGAAAGTGGAGGAACTGGGACGGGAATCCATTACCCGAACCCCCGCTGTTCTACCAAGGTGTTGACGATATTCAAGCTGATATGCTCACCAAAGTTAGCAATGAGGTCGTGGCAACCGCAAAGGAgattgaaagacaaaataatGAGCTGGATATGTCGGCAGTTATTCATGTTCTCAACTGGTACAGATTATACTACAGCGAGCAAATTAGCGACGATAGTTCCCTGCGCTCTTGCATGGTAACAAACTCGGCGTACAACGGCCTTTTGCACCCAATGAAGAAAGTAGAAGGCGGTTATGTTCCGGACTTCAACTTCAGATACACCGCTGAAGATGTCCCTTTTGGGTTGGTTGTGATGAAGGGTATCGCTGAATGCGTAGGAATGAAAACACCAACCCTCGACGAAGTGATAGTGTGGGCACAGGAGAAGCTCGGCAAGGAGTACGTTGTTGGCTCTCGCCTTAAAGGAAAAGACGTTGGTGAAACACGAGCTCCGCAGGCGTTTGGGTTCACAACTATAAATGACCTTTGCAGCGTGCTTTAA